The Agromyces atrinae genome window below encodes:
- a CDS encoding TetR/AcrR family transcriptional regulator produces the protein MTDTATPTRYANGLARRAQIVEAARELFISDGFRAVSLRDIAARSGLSHPGLLRHFASKDEILAEIVAALEAPNEAEIETVADDAVPLEDIVQVARRNQTTPGYLELFMTLAGEATVAGHPTHAAFRDRYRRLLALSAERIEAGRDAGRLPGVTDPRGESIRLAAAWDGLQLLSLYTGGAIDPATHLARHAAQLRGDRLPAVDAVATAPPLPPVPVDAEAAGYRPGRENRRTIVAAATALFARGGFHATSLREIGEQAGVPKSTLLHHFSSKDDLLIAVLEARDAEVSSVPLDDGSDPLERVGLIIAEARRSAREFPGLIEFYVVLSCEAATPSHPAHEYFRHRYELVRAHFVGLFRQLAAAGHLAPGRDPEHEGVWLVALWDGLQIQWLYDPDAVDVAAELSAYFEQVLA, from the coding sequence ATGACCGATACCGCCACGCCGACGCGCTACGCGAACGGGCTCGCGCGCCGCGCACAGATCGTCGAGGCCGCTCGCGAGCTGTTCATCAGCGACGGCTTCCGAGCCGTGTCCCTCCGCGACATCGCCGCTCGGTCGGGCCTCTCCCACCCCGGGCTCCTCCGGCACTTCGCGTCGAAGGACGAGATCCTCGCCGAGATCGTGGCTGCGCTCGAGGCCCCCAACGAGGCCGAGATCGAGACCGTCGCCGACGATGCGGTGCCCCTCGAGGACATCGTGCAGGTCGCCCGTCGCAACCAGACGACGCCCGGCTACCTCGAACTGTTCATGACCCTCGCGGGCGAGGCGACGGTCGCCGGTCATCCCACCCACGCCGCGTTCCGCGACCGCTACCGGCGGCTCCTCGCCCTGTCGGCCGAGCGCATCGAGGCGGGGCGCGACGCCGGCCGGCTGCCGGGCGTCACCGACCCCCGCGGCGAGTCCATCCGCCTCGCCGCCGCGTGGGACGGCCTGCAGTTGCTGAGTCTCTACACGGGCGGTGCGATCGACCCCGCGACCCACCTCGCACGGCACGCCGCACAGTTGCGGGGCGATCGACTCCCTGCCGTCGATGCCGTCGCCACCGCTCCGCCGCTGCCCCCCGTGCCGGTCGACGCCGAGGCCGCGGGCTACCGTCCGGGCCGCGAGAACCGTCGCACGATCGTCGCGGCGGCGACGGCCCTCTTCGCGCGCGGCGGATTCCACGCGACGAGCCTCCGCGAGATCGGCGAGCAGGCGGGCGTGCCGAAGTCGACGCTGCTGCACCACTTCTCATCGAAGGACGACCTGCTCATCGCCGTGCTCGAAGCGCGCGACGCCGAGGTCAGCTCGGTGCCCCTCGACGACGGCTCCGATCCTCTCGAACGCGTGGGACTCATCATCGCCGAGGCACGGCGGAGCGCCCGCGAGTTCCCCGGACTCATCGAGTTCTACGTCGTGCTCTCGTGCGAGGCGGCGACACCGAGCCACCCGGCGCACGAGTACTTCCGGCACCGCTACGAGCTCGTGCGCGCCCACTTCGTCGGCCTCTTCCGGCAGCTCGCCGCGGCCGGCCACCTCGCGCCCGGGCGCGACCCGGAGCACGAGGGCGTCTGGCTCGTCGCCCTGTGGGACGGCCTGCAGATCCAGTGGCTCTACGACCCCGACGCCGTCGACGTCGCGGCCGAGCTGTCGGCCTACTTCGAGCAGGTGCTCGCCTGA
- the recQ gene encoding DNA helicase RecQ, producing MTGNPGADDFDDIAWNLDEFAPPPDPYDAPPPPYDAPPFDDGADFRAASPASSAAPMTAVRAAAPPRFTDAREALHTVFGYDAFRGEQQQIIEQVVGGGDAVVLMPTGGGKSLCYQIPSLLREGTGVVVSPLIALMHDQVQALRAVGVRAEFLNSTQQADERAEVERAYLAGEIDLLYVAPERLSNEATKRFLERGTIALFAIDEAHCVSQWGHDFRPDYLALSELAERWPDVPRIALTATATEATHRELTERLSLCEARHFVSSFDRPNIQYRIVSKNDPRRQLLDFIRTEHPGEAGIVYALSRASTEKIADFLSQNGCRALPYHAGLDARVRAETQSRFLREEGIIVVATIAFGMGIDKPDVRFVAHVDLPKSVEGYYQETGRAGRDGAPSTTWLAYGLQDVVQQRRMIDESPGDLAHRRRMQQHLDAMLALCETVQCRRQNLLAYFGQSSEPCGNCDTCITPPAAWDGTVPAQKFLSTIVRLQRERGQRYGAGHLIDIVRGKRTPRVDQYGHDTLATWGIGDDLSEQQWRGVVRQLLAQGLLASVGEYGTLELTDASAEVLAGRRAVQLRTEPERASRPSRRAPKAGETELDGPGEELFQALRAWRAGEAKEQGVPAYIVFGDATLRAVAAERPASLEALDGITGIGQKKRDVYGEALVRVVAEN from the coding sequence ATGACAGGGAACCCCGGCGCCGACGATTTCGACGACATCGCGTGGAACCTCGACGAGTTCGCTCCGCCGCCCGATCCGTATGACGCTCCGCCGCCGCCGTACGATGCGCCTCCGTTCGATGACGGGGCCGACTTCCGTGCGGCGTCGCCCGCGTCATCCGCTGCTCCCATGACAGCGGTCCGCGCTGCCGCACCCCCGCGCTTCACCGATGCCCGCGAGGCCCTGCACACCGTCTTCGGCTACGACGCGTTCCGCGGCGAGCAGCAGCAGATCATCGAGCAGGTCGTGGGCGGCGGCGACGCCGTCGTGCTCATGCCGACCGGTGGCGGTAAGAGTCTCTGCTACCAGATCCCCTCCCTCCTCCGCGAGGGCACGGGCGTCGTCGTATCGCCCCTCATCGCCCTCATGCACGACCAGGTTCAGGCCCTCCGCGCCGTGGGTGTGCGCGCCGAGTTCCTCAACTCGACGCAGCAGGCCGACGAGCGTGCCGAGGTTGAGCGCGCGTACCTCGCGGGCGAGATCGACCTGCTCTACGTCGCCCCCGAGCGTCTCAGCAACGAGGCGACCAAGCGCTTCCTTGAGCGCGGCACCATCGCGCTCTTCGCCATCGACGAGGCGCACTGCGTGTCGCAGTGGGGTCACGACTTCCGCCCCGACTACCTCGCGCTCTCCGAGCTCGCCGAACGCTGGCCCGACGTGCCGCGCATCGCGCTCACGGCGACGGCGACCGAGGCGACGCACCGCGAACTCACCGAGCGGCTGAGCCTCTGCGAGGCCCGCCACTTCGTGTCGAGCTTCGACCGACCGAACATCCAGTACCGCATCGTCTCGAAGAACGATCCGCGGCGCCAACTGCTCGACTTCATCCGCACCGAGCACCCGGGCGAGGCGGGCATCGTCTACGCGCTCTCCCGCGCGTCGACCGAGAAGATCGCCGACTTCCTCTCCCAGAACGGATGCCGCGCGCTGCCGTATCACGCCGGACTCGACGCCCGCGTGCGCGCCGAGACGCAGTCGCGATTCCTCCGCGAGGAGGGCATCATCGTCGTCGCGACGATCGCGTTCGGCATGGGCATCGACAAGCCCGATGTGCGCTTCGTCGCGCACGTCGACCTGCCGAAGTCGGTCGAGGGCTACTACCAAGAGACCGGTCGCGCCGGCCGCGACGGCGCACCGTCGACGACGTGGCTCGCCTACGGCCTTCAAGACGTCGTGCAGCAACGCCGCATGATCGACGAGTCGCCGGGCGACCTCGCCCACCGGCGCCGCATGCAGCAGCACCTCGACGCGATGCTCGCGCTCTGCGAGACGGTGCAGTGCCGTCGCCAGAACCTGCTCGCCTACTTCGGGCAGTCGAGCGAGCCGTGCGGCAACTGCGACACGTGCATCACTCCGCCCGCCGCGTGGGACGGCACGGTGCCCGCGCAGAAGTTCCTCTCGACGATCGTGCGGCTGCAGCGCGAGCGCGGCCAGCGCTACGGCGCCGGTCACCTCATCGACATCGTGCGCGGCAAGCGCACGCCGCGCGTCGACCAGTACGGTCACGACACCCTCGCGACGTGGGGCATCGGCGACGACCTCTCCGAACAGCAGTGGCGGGGCGTCGTGCGCCAGCTCCTCGCGCAGGGGCTGCTCGCCTCGGTCGGCGAGTACGGAACGCTCGAGCTCACCGACGCCTCGGCCGAGGTGCTCGCGGGCCGCCGTGCCGTCCAGCTCCGCACCGAACCCGAGCGGGCGTCGCGCCCATCGCGTCGTGCGCCGAAGGCCGGCGAGACCGAGCTCGACGGGCCCGGCGAAGAGCTGTTCCAGGCGCTCCGCGCGTGGCGCGCCGGCGAGGCGAAGGAGCAGGGCGTTCCCGCGTACATCGTCTTCGGCGATGCGACGCTTCGCGCGGTCGCCGCCGAACGACCGGCCTCGCTCGAGGCGCTCGACGGCATCACGGGAATCGGCCAGAAGAAGCGCGACGTCTACGGCGAGGCGCTCGTCAGGGTCGTCGCCGAGAACTGA
- a CDS encoding MFS transporter, translating into MTESSTPAAGLGAQSAALLAESTQEGTPGGREPRSYMPALGIVNFGVWIALLTPVMVSMAFKLQRITETQEEATAALGLVLGVGALFALVANPLVGRLSDRTTSRFGRRRPWILGGVIVGFLSLTLVGVASSVWLVLIGWCFAQASLNAVLAAANATLPDQVAPARRGKVSGVVGITTPLAILAGSFLINYIGDDVTRFVAPALVALLFGIVFVVVLKDRVLTEKPATRFTLGQFFGSFVFNPVKHPDFGWTWLTKFLVMFGYAGIATFLPFYLGERFGLDEQETIGIILLANLASTAMMAISSPIGGILSDRFGKRRPFVTAAGLIMVIGLLLLAFAPTVPLVVLAQGIIGLGAGAFLSVDLALATQVLPNPADTAKDLGVLNIANALPQSIAPAMAPGIIALGATTALGGYTTWYLFGALVSLAGAVLVYRIKGVK; encoded by the coding sequence ATGACAGAGTCGTCGACACCGGCAGCCGGCCTCGGCGCGCAGTCCGCTGCGCTCCTCGCCGAGAGCACCCAGGAGGGCACACCGGGCGGGCGCGAACCCCGTTCGTACATGCCGGCTCTCGGCATCGTGAACTTCGGCGTCTGGATCGCCCTGCTCACGCCCGTCATGGTGTCGATGGCCTTCAAGCTCCAGCGCATCACCGAGACGCAGGAGGAGGCGACGGCCGCCCTTGGCCTCGTGCTCGGTGTCGGCGCGCTCTTCGCCCTCGTCGCGAACCCGCTCGTCGGCCGGCTCTCCGACCGCACCACCTCGCGCTTCGGCCGCCGCCGTCCGTGGATCCTCGGCGGCGTCATCGTCGGCTTCCTCTCGCTCACCCTCGTCGGCGTCGCCTCGTCGGTGTGGCTCGTGCTCATCGGATGGTGCTTCGCACAGGCATCCCTCAACGCCGTGCTCGCCGCCGCCAACGCGACCCTGCCCGACCAGGTCGCCCCCGCGCGTCGCGGCAAGGTTTCGGGCGTCGTGGGCATCACGACCCCGCTCGCGATCCTCGCCGGCAGCTTCCTCATCAACTACATCGGCGACGACGTCACGCGATTCGTCGCTCCCGCCCTCGTCGCGCTGCTCTTCGGCATCGTCTTCGTCGTCGTGCTGAAGGACCGCGTGCTCACCGAGAAGCCCGCGACGCGCTTCACCCTCGGCCAGTTCTTCGGATCGTTCGTCTTCAACCCCGTCAAGCACCCCGACTTCGGGTGGACGTGGCTCACGAAGTTCCTCGTCATGTTCGGCTACGCCGGCATCGCGACGTTCCTGCCGTTCTACCTCGGTGAGCGCTTCGGCCTCGACGAGCAGGAGACCATCGGCATCATCCTGCTCGCAAACCTCGCGTCGACCGCGATGATGGCGATCTCGAGCCCCATCGGCGGCATCCTCTCCGACCGGTTCGGCAAGCGCCGCCCGTTCGTGACCGCCGCCGGCCTCATCATGGTCATCGGCCTCCTGCTGCTCGCCTTCGCACCGACCGTGCCGCTCGTCGTTCTCGCCCAGGGCATCATCGGCCTCGGTGCCGGAGCCTTCCTCTCGGTCGACCTCGCCCTCGCGACGCAGGTGCTGCCGAACCCCGCCGACACGGCGAAGGACCTCGGCGTGCTCAACATCGCCAACGCACTGCCCCAGTCGATCGCCCCCGCGATGGCACCCGGCATCATCGCGCTCGGCGCGACGACCGCCCTCGGCGGTTACACCACCTGGTACCTCTTCGGCGCGCTCGTCTCGCTCGCCGGCGCCGTGCTCGTCTACCGCATCAAGGGAGTGAAGTAA